The Bacillus xiapuensis genome window below encodes:
- a CDS encoding helix-turn-helix transcriptional regulator gives MLENKLVVYRAEKGWTQEQLAKKVGVSRQTIATLEKNKYNPSLILAFKIARAFEKPLTDVFDYKEE, from the coding sequence TTGCTGGAAAACAAGCTAGTCGTTTACCGAGCGGAAAAAGGGTGGACGCAAGAACAGCTGGCTAAGAAAGTGGGCGTAAGCCGCCAAACGATTGCCACTCTGGAGAAAAACAAATATAACCCATCCCTCATTCTCGCCTTCAAAATCGCCCGCGCTTTTGAAAAACCATTAACCGATGTTTTTGACTATAAAGAGGAGTGA
- a CDS encoding threonine/serine exporter family protein, translating to MDRRLEEKYDIVDVSLLAGKIMLESGAETYRVEDTMTRIAQAFGIQEAHSYVTPTGIMFSIETKEPTKTKLIRISDRTVDLKKVSLVNSISRKISSGSLTVEEAYAQLKALEAADIAFSLNMRIAAAFVSSGCFLIMFQGTWGDFIPAMIAGGAGFAALIYLHRLSPIKFFSEFMAAFIIGLLSHFFVWTGMGQELDKIIIGSVMPLVPGLMITNAVRDLMAGHLISGLAKGAEAFLTAFAIGIGIAAVITFF from the coding sequence ATGGATCGGCGATTAGAGGAAAAATACGATATTGTGGATGTCAGTTTGCTGGCCGGGAAAATCATGCTGGAAAGCGGAGCGGAAACATACCGTGTAGAGGATACGATGACGCGGATCGCTCAAGCATTCGGCATTCAGGAAGCGCATAGCTATGTGACGCCGACAGGCATTATGTTTTCCATTGAGACGAAAGAGCCGACGAAAACGAAGCTGATTCGTATTTCCGATCGGACAGTTGACCTGAAGAAAGTCAGCTTGGTGAATAGCATATCCCGAAAGATCAGCAGCGGATCGCTGACCGTGGAGGAGGCGTATGCTCAATTAAAGGCGCTCGAGGCGGCGGATATTGCTTTTTCATTAAATATGAGGATCGCTGCCGCATTTGTTTCCAGCGGCTGTTTTTTAATCATGTTCCAAGGTACATGGGGGGATTTTATTCCGGCGATGATTGCCGGGGGAGCCGGATTTGCCGCCTTGATCTACCTTCACAGACTTAGTCCAATCAAGTTTTTCTCTGAATTTATGGCGGCATTTATCATTGGGCTGCTTTCTCATTTCTTTGTTTGGACGGGAATGGGGCAAGAGCTTGATAAAATTATTATCGGCTCGGTCATGCCGCTTGTTCCAGGATTAATGATTACAAATGCTGTTCGCGATTTAATGGCGGGGCATTTGATTTCCGGTCTGGCTAAAGGAGCTGAGGCCTTTCTAACGGCTTTTGCCATCGGCATAGGGATCGCAGCGGTGATCACCTTTTTCTAG
- a CDS encoding threonine/serine exporter family protein has protein sequence MDIAVQLATSFVAAAAFGIIFNAPKESLLTSGWVGMIGWIVYYWLWKDGMTPVFSTVIASFVIGIISHIYAKKLKMPIIIFTVAGIIPLVPGGISYNAMRSFVQNEYTAALVLTAQAFMISGAIALGLILSEVLRTIPIRKRPKKAAGSL, from the coding sequence ATGGATATTGCAGTGCAGCTGGCTACCAGCTTTGTGGCTGCGGCCGCCTTCGGTATTATCTTTAATGCGCCGAAAGAGTCGCTGCTCACGAGCGGATGGGTAGGGATGATTGGCTGGATCGTTTATTATTGGCTGTGGAAGGACGGGATGACACCCGTTTTTTCGACGGTGATTGCCTCTTTCGTGATCGGCATCATCAGTCATATTTATGCTAAAAAGCTGAAAATGCCGATTATTATTTTTACAGTAGCCGGTATTATTCCGCTCGTTCCCGGCGGTATATCATACAATGCAATGCGCAGCTTCGTTCAAAATGAATATACGGCTGCGCTCGTTCTTACTGCCCAAGCCTTTATGATTTCCGGTGCTATTGCGCTTGGGTTAATTCTGTCAGAAGTGCTGCGCACCATCCCGATCCGAAAAAGACCGAAGAAAGCAGCGGGCTCATTATAA
- a CDS encoding response regulator transcription factor, which yields MNHYYVLVVDDEAEIRDAIEIYLKNEGITVIKAKDGIEAIEKLHEQPVHLIVLDVMMPRLDGISTTFKIREEKNIPIIILSAKSEDTDKILGLQVGADDYVTKPFNPMELVARVKSQLRRYVRLGTYEGQTSLIDLNGLTLDASAKEVTVHGEAVKLTPIEYKIVELLMTHAGRVFSINEIYERVWNEPGYNAENTVAVHIRKIREKIEIDPKNPKYLKVVWGIGYKMEK from the coding sequence ATGAATCATTATTATGTGCTGGTCGTGGATGACGAAGCGGAAATCCGTGATGCCATTGAAATCTATTTAAAAAACGAAGGCATTACGGTCATCAAAGCCAAGGATGGCATCGAAGCTATTGAAAAGCTGCACGAGCAGCCGGTTCACTTAATTGTGCTTGATGTGATGATGCCACGGCTCGATGGCATTTCAACCACTTTTAAAATTCGGGAAGAAAAGAATATTCCCATTATTATATTGAGTGCCAAAAGCGAGGATACGGATAAGATTTTAGGATTGCAGGTAGGCGCGGATGACTATGTTACGAAGCCTTTCAATCCTATGGAGCTAGTTGCTCGCGTGAAATCACAGCTGCGCCGCTATGTGCGTCTGGGCACGTATGAAGGCCAGACATCACTGATTGATTTAAACGGGTTAACGCTTGATGCATCAGCTAAAGAAGTGACCGTCCACGGAGAAGCGGTCAAGCTAACACCGATCGAGTATAAGATCGTAGAGCTATTAATGACCCATGCCGGACGGGTGTTTTCCATTAATGAAATTTACGAGCGCGTGTGGAATGAGCCGGGATATAATGCTGAAAATACGGTTGCTGTCCACATACGCAAAATTAGGGAAAAGATTGAAATTGATCCGAAGAATCCAAAATATTTAAAGGTGGTGTGGGGAATTGGGTACAAAATGGAGAAGTAG
- a CDS encoding sensor histidine kinase, producing MGTKWRSRMAFLGLVLLFTCGVSALLGFFQYGNHYLKKDYFHTSQFEGQYMEFISGLSRYELNDQTAEESKGKITITPEEVNEYRNRNGSLSEQVAAIKEEYRSKIQEAHLAENIEVAEAYQKERDQKLKEVTNSFKSDDYVRKKIREEKEKAIDQQYADKEQEREQFNAYKDVFKYYLKNTSTGKEYTNVNLSSSSLNEVFDDKNMLHIRKYNASNGLQIDAGGNYSADTPGYAEAYYEDIDPADYETYEGRIAVVKHAPASNPIMRDYVKYKNAQRGFFIFIISGLIAFAVSVWILRKKAVIPAVVGEKWKTIYNKIPADLAAVAFLVTSLVTMLFMSSMNSIFLSGYSDYYLNFTWSSDEELIVMFVALTAAAAIALLQGKLLWMRIQEGPGLKAEGRSTLVYRLIVLLGDTRFTSLQLLIFITIFFFTGFGVPIVAWAWGEGLPDLLFLYLLLFVCIPLPAFILLLKKAAYLKAIIRHTARMAAGYSEENLPVKGNSLLAKLAQDLNQLKQGVRASQKEQAKSERLKTELITNVSHDLRTPLTSIITYTELLKTPGLDEEERAAYTEIIDRKSQRLKVLIDDLFEASKMASGNAELHKENADLVQLLQQALAEYSEAIEESSLQFRVTIPDEPVHACVDGQKIWRVFDNLIGNILKYSLEQTRVYISMKTTDSQAVITFKNVTKYELGDNLDELFERFKRGDRSRHTEGSGLGLAIAKSIIDLHDGQMDIEVDGDLFKVTVLLDTLY from the coding sequence TTGGGTACAAAATGGAGAAGTAGGATGGCATTTCTCGGCTTGGTGCTGTTATTTACCTGCGGCGTCAGCGCGCTGCTGGGTTTCTTTCAATACGGAAACCATTATTTGAAAAAGGATTATTTTCACACGTCTCAATTTGAAGGGCAGTATATGGAATTTATCAGCGGTTTAAGCCGCTATGAACTGAACGACCAAACTGCAGAAGAGTCCAAGGGAAAAATTACGATTACCCCGGAAGAAGTGAATGAATACCGCAATCGCAATGGGAGCTTATCAGAACAAGTAGCTGCTATTAAGGAAGAATACCGCAGCAAGATTCAAGAAGCTCATCTTGCGGAAAACATAGAAGTTGCTGAGGCTTACCAAAAAGAAAGAGATCAAAAATTAAAAGAGGTTACGAATAGTTTTAAAAGTGATGACTATGTGCGCAAAAAGATCCGGGAAGAGAAGGAAAAGGCCATTGATCAACAGTATGCGGATAAGGAGCAAGAACGTGAGCAGTTTAATGCTTATAAAGATGTCTTTAAATATTACTTAAAAAATACGTCCACTGGAAAAGAGTACACGAATGTGAACTTGTCAAGCAGCTCATTAAATGAAGTATTCGATGATAAGAATATGCTGCATATCCGCAAATACAATGCATCGAATGGATTGCAAATAGATGCTGGCGGCAATTATTCAGCGGACACTCCTGGTTATGCGGAAGCGTATTACGAGGACATTGACCCAGCTGATTATGAGACATATGAAGGGCGGATTGCTGTCGTGAAGCATGCGCCTGCTTCCAATCCGATTATGCGTGATTACGTGAAATACAAAAATGCTCAGAGAGGCTTCTTTATCTTTATCATCAGCGGGCTGATCGCGTTCGCAGTGAGTGTATGGATCCTCCGCAAAAAAGCTGTCATTCCAGCCGTTGTCGGCGAGAAATGGAAGACTATTTATAACAAAATACCCGCCGATCTAGCGGCTGTTGCGTTTTTGGTCACTTCTTTGGTGACCATGCTATTCATGTCTTCAATGAACTCTATATTTCTGAGCGGTTATTCGGACTATTATTTGAATTTCACCTGGTCATCGGATGAAGAGCTCATCGTTATGTTTGTCGCATTAACCGCGGCCGCCGCGATAGCCCTTTTGCAAGGGAAGCTGCTGTGGATGCGGATTCAAGAAGGCCCGGGGCTGAAGGCGGAAGGAAGAAGCACGCTGGTTTACCGATTGATTGTGCTGTTGGGGGACACGCGTTTTACTAGCCTGCAGCTGTTGATCTTCATCACCATATTTTTCTTTACAGGATTCGGTGTGCCGATTGTTGCCTGGGCATGGGGGGAAGGACTTCCTGACTTGCTGTTCCTTTATTTGCTATTGTTTGTTTGTATTCCGCTGCCTGCTTTTATTCTGTTATTAAAGAAAGCCGCTTATTTGAAGGCTATTATCCGGCATACAGCGAGAATGGCGGCCGGTTATTCTGAAGAGAATCTTCCTGTGAAAGGGAACTCGTTATTGGCGAAATTAGCGCAGGATCTCAATCAATTGAAGCAGGGCGTGCGGGCCTCGCAAAAGGAACAAGCAAAAAGCGAAAGGCTGAAAACCGAGCTCATTACCAATGTCAGTCATGACTTGCGCACCCCGTTAACATCCATTATTACCTATACGGAATTATTGAAAACACCTGGGCTGGATGAGGAGGAACGCGCTGCTTATACGGAAATTATTGACCGCAAGTCCCAGCGCTTAAAGGTGCTGATTGATGATTTATTCGAAGCATCCAAAATGGCGAGCGGCAATGCTGAGCTGCACAAAGAAAACGCCGATCTTGTTCAGCTTCTTCAGCAGGCGCTGGCTGAGTACAGCGAAGCCATTGAGGAGTCCAGCTTGCAGTTTCGGGTGACCATCCCGGATGAGCCGGTTCATGCCTGTGTGGACGGACAGAAAATCTGGCGTGTTTTCGATAACTTGATCGGCAATATTCTGAAGTATTCATTGGAACAGACGAGAGTCTATATTTCCATGAAAACAACGGATTCGCAAGCGGTTATTACGTTCAAAAATGTGACGAAATATGAACTTGGCGATAATCTTGACGAGCTGTTTGAGCGCTTTAAGCGGGGCGACCGCTCCCGTCATACGGAAGGATCGGGCTTGGGGCTCGCCATTGCGAAGTCGATTATTGATTTGCATGACGGCCAAATGGATATCGAGGTGGACGGAGATCTTTTTAAAGTCACAGTTTTACTAGATACCCTCTATTGA
- a CDS encoding YeeE/YedE family protein — protein MMQLLLTGLLCGGLLGFVMQRGRFCVTGAFRDMYVTKDYRMFIAFLLAITVQSIGVFLLHSLGVIEFQLGNFMWFATISGAFIFGIGIILAGGCATGTWYRAGEGLIGSWIALFTYMVSSAMMKSGIWQPATASMQSHQLEAQTIHGSLGVSPWVLVAVLAVITAFFVWKQLSKPSVKIPTMKPKKTGIAHLLFEKRWHPFVTATLIGLIAILAWPLSEATGRMFGLGITTPTANLLQYAISGDSSFLNWGVFLVLGILIGSYIAAKGSGEFRFRTPDAGTCLKSAGGGILMGIGASLAGGCSIGNGLVETALFTWQGWISLPFMILGTWTGAYFTIIRPRQKAAKQAKVRVQTA, from the coding sequence ATGATGCAGTTACTGTTAACGGGACTGTTATGCGGAGGTTTGTTGGGGTTTGTGATGCAGCGCGGCCGCTTCTGTGTAACAGGCGCGTTTCGAGATATGTATGTCACCAAAGATTATCGGATGTTTATCGCCTTTTTGCTGGCGATTACCGTACAGAGCATCGGCGTGTTTCTTCTGCACTCGCTGGGCGTGATTGAGTTTCAATTAGGCAACTTTATGTGGTTCGCCACCATCAGCGGCGCCTTCATTTTCGGCATTGGCATTATTTTAGCCGGAGGCTGTGCGACCGGCACTTGGTACCGCGCAGGAGAAGGGCTGATCGGCAGCTGGATCGCTCTCTTCACTTATATGGTATCCAGCGCGATGATGAAGAGCGGAATTTGGCAGCCGGCGACCGCTTCCATGCAGTCCCATCAGCTTGAAGCCCAAACGATTCACGGATCCCTCGGCGTTTCTCCATGGGTACTTGTAGCGGTTCTTGCGGTCATTACCGCCTTCTTCGTCTGGAAGCAATTATCCAAACCAAGCGTAAAGATTCCAACGATGAAGCCGAAAAAAACAGGAATAGCCCATCTTCTATTTGAAAAACGCTGGCATCCGTTCGTCACCGCAACACTGATTGGATTGATCGCCATTTTGGCTTGGCCGTTAAGTGAAGCGACCGGAAGAATGTTCGGACTTGGCATCACCACACCGACCGCCAATCTGTTGCAATATGCTATAAGCGGTGATTCGTCCTTTTTAAACTGGGGAGTCTTTTTAGTCCTCGGTATTCTCATCGGTTCATATATTGCCGCTAAAGGCAGCGGAGAGTTCCGCTTCCGCACACCCGATGCCGGCACATGCCTCAAAAGCGCGGGCGGCGGAATCTTAATGGGAATCGGCGCCAGTCTTGCCGGAGGCTGTTCGATCGGAAACGGCTTAGTCGAAACCGCATTATTCACTTGGCAAGGGTGGATCTCGCTGCCGTTTATGATCCTAGGTACGTGGACAGGTGCCTACTTCACGATTATCAGACCGCGGCAAAAAGCGGCAAAACAAGCAAAAGTCCGTGTGCAAACGGCTTAA
- a CDS encoding SIR2 family protein encodes MDEKLLSLAFSMEASKGVYALLLGSGISYAAGIPTGRGILRELCRRVMLVSGADERDPIQWYEHTYQKVPLYNEVIEILAKTPSERSGLLKEFFEPTAEEIAEKQKVPTDGHRAIAKLVQEGYIKVIVTTNFDRLLEHSLDELSLQYQTLYHQSDIEGMKPLAHARCTILKINGDYRDTRFKNVTDELDHYSEPIERIIRRVFDEYGVIVSGWSAEWDTALRDLIKSVKGRRYSWYWHAFTDMLTPHAEELIYYRDACKIVDTRGADHFFTELYENVSSIAKVKRVRPENIQITLKRLKRYITDDQEINVREMLTEHTKGVVSYFSKKKFHRNISVESVKDEIRAAEEKTRTLAMLIAVLAYYMKREEQEALLMQTLERLTGFMRHSGQPHLLSLQQMPLQAALYSAGIAAVMKKKYRLLNELFTRPKVYDPYSHQLSFLRYTSPDRGLQRLFHYVAADKGYHLPLESLFLYPFMKDVFIRTQLAFDEAEFARHYDIFELLRAIKYRYVKEAGYASGLFGFKSSREHLIRFLKEGREDASWPALHICGRSQEAFAAALKSLAEDLNRQHPFNGHGLVNAYQGKQ; translated from the coding sequence ATGGATGAGAAGCTGTTATCTTTAGCATTTTCTATGGAAGCCAGCAAAGGGGTCTACGCTCTATTGCTGGGCTCGGGTATTTCTTATGCAGCGGGAATTCCGACAGGCCGGGGGATTTTGCGCGAGCTATGCCGCAGAGTGATGCTTGTAAGCGGCGCCGATGAGCGCGATCCTATCCAGTGGTATGAGCATACATACCAAAAGGTTCCTTTGTATAACGAGGTCATTGAGATCTTGGCGAAAACCCCTTCAGAACGAAGCGGGCTGCTAAAGGAGTTTTTTGAACCGACGGCTGAAGAGATTGCTGAGAAGCAAAAGGTTCCGACAGATGGACACCGCGCCATCGCTAAGCTAGTGCAAGAAGGCTATATTAAAGTGATTGTCACCACTAACTTTGATCGCTTGCTTGAGCATTCTCTTGATGAGCTCAGCCTTCAGTATCAAACGCTTTACCATCAATCGGATATCGAGGGAATGAAGCCGCTGGCGCACGCGCGGTGCACAATATTGAAGATTAATGGCGATTACCGCGATACGAGGTTTAAAAACGTGACCGATGAGCTCGATCATTATTCTGAACCGATTGAACGAATCATCCGCCGTGTGTTTGACGAGTACGGGGTGATTGTCTCCGGCTGGTCAGCGGAATGGGATACAGCTCTGCGCGATTTGATCAAATCGGTCAAAGGCCGGCGCTATTCTTGGTATTGGCACGCGTTTACAGACATGCTCACGCCGCATGCGGAGGAGCTGATTTATTATCGCGATGCCTGCAAAATTGTAGATACGCGGGGAGCCGATCATTTCTTTACAGAGCTATATGAAAATGTCTCCAGTATTGCGAAAGTAAAAAGGGTCCGTCCGGAAAACATTCAAATCACCTTAAAGCGGCTGAAGCGTTATATCACCGATGATCAGGAAATCAATGTTCGGGAGATGCTCACGGAGCATACAAAAGGAGTTGTTTCCTACTTTTCTAAGAAAAAATTCCACAGAAATATTTCCGTGGAATCAGTTAAAGATGAAATCAGGGCAGCAGAAGAAAAAACTCGGACGCTGGCGATGCTGATCGCCGTCCTTGCTTACTATATGAAGAGAGAGGAGCAAGAAGCTCTTCTTATGCAAACGCTGGAGCGTCTGACGGGATTCATGCGGCACAGCGGTCAGCCCCATCTGCTCAGCTTGCAGCAGATGCCGCTTCAAGCGGCTCTTTACAGCGCGGGCATAGCCGCGGTGATGAAGAAGAAATATCGCTTGCTGAACGAACTGTTTACCCGGCCGAAGGTCTATGACCCATACAGTCACCAGCTTTCCTTCTTGCGCTATACATCACCTGACCGGGGGCTTCAGCGGCTGTTTCATTATGTTGCAGCTGACAAGGGATACCATTTGCCCTTAGAGAGTCTCTTTCTCTATCCGTTTATGAAGGACGTCTTCATTCGCACGCAGCTTGCTTTTGATGAAGCGGAATTTGCGAGGCATTATGATATTTTCGAATTACTGCGGGCCATCAAATATCGCTATGTGAAGGAAGCGGGTTATGCAAGCGGACTATTCGGCTTTAAAAGTAGCCGCGAGCATCTTATCCGCTTTTTGAAAGAAGGCAGAGAGGATGCTAGCTGGCCGGCACTACACATCTGCGGCCGCAGCCAGGAAGCCTTTGCCGCAGCGCTTAAAAGCCTCGCGGAGGACTTGAACCGCCAGCATCCCTTTAACGGACACGGACTTGTCAACGCATATCAAGGCAAACAATAA
- a CDS encoding TerC family protein, whose amino-acid sequence MNVVEGILQTYAQFFDWNMWVEVLSDPASWGLIGSLVILEGLLSADNALVLAVMVRHLPPHQQRKALFYGLLGAYAFRFIAIGIGVYLIKLWWVKALGAAYLAWLAIKYFIDHSKAASPKDEIKEHNPKGVLTRLFGTFWGTVAAVELMDIAFSVDSILAAFGISEKIWVLLIGGMLGVLMMRGIASVFLKLISKVPELETAAYLLILIISAKMAASLFGYQMSDQAFFLTLLAIFGGTFIIHFLKNHKHA is encoded by the coding sequence ATGAATGTTGTAGAGGGTATTTTGCAAACATACGCTCAATTTTTTGACTGGAATATGTGGGTCGAAGTATTAAGCGATCCAGCCAGCTGGGGGCTGATCGGCTCGCTCGTAATTCTGGAAGGGCTGCTGTCAGCAGATAACGCGCTGGTGTTAGCGGTCATGGTGAGACACTTGCCGCCTCATCAACAAAGGAAAGCGCTATTTTACGGGCTTTTAGGAGCCTATGCTTTTCGCTTCATTGCGATCGGCATTGGCGTCTATTTAATTAAGCTGTGGTGGGTGAAAGCGCTGGGAGCTGCTTATCTCGCTTGGCTGGCCATTAAGTATTTTATTGATCATTCCAAAGCGGCCAGCCCGAAAGACGAGATCAAAGAGCATAATCCGAAGGGCGTGCTGACACGTTTGTTCGGCACGTTTTGGGGAACGGTTGCGGCCGTAGAGCTAATGGATATTGCCTTTTCCGTGGACAGTATTTTAGCGGCTTTCGGCATCAGTGAGAAAATATGGGTGCTGCTTATAGGCGGAATGCTCGGCGTCTTAATGATGCGGGGAATTGCCAGCGTATTCTTAAAGTTGATTAGTAAAGTGCCGGAGCTTGAGACCGCTGCTTATCTTTTAATTTTAATTATCTCTGCGAAAATGGCCGCAAGCCTATTCGGCTACCAAATGAGCGATCAAGCGTTCTTCCTCACTTTATTGGCCATATTTGGAGGAACCTTCATCATTCACTTTCTTAAGAATCACAAGCATGCGTAG
- a CDS encoding sulfurtransferase TusA family protein, translating into MQKKLEVLGMVCPFPLVEAKEEMAHLASGDELIIDFDCTQATEAIPRWAAEEGHEVTNFEQSGDAQWTITIKKK; encoded by the coding sequence ATGCAAAAGAAATTAGAAGTACTCGGAATGGTCTGCCCCTTTCCGCTAGTAGAAGCAAAAGAAGAAATGGCCCATCTGGCAAGCGGCGATGAGTTAATCATCGACTTCGACTGCACGCAAGCAACTGAAGCGATTCCGCGCTGGGCGGCTGAAGAAGGTCACGAAGTCACGAACTTTGAACAAAGCGGAGACGCTCAATGGACGATTACGATCAAGAAAAAATAA
- a CDS encoding DedA family protein, translating to MENWITSVMEQFGYIGIFLLITLENIFPPIPSEVILTFGGYMTTRTDLSIFGVVVASTIGSVAGAVVLYGIGVLLDIKRIEKIVEKYGHILRLKNEDIHKANDWFSKYGVWTVFFCRFIPLIRSLISLPAGMTHMNMGAFLLLTTLGTLIWNVVLVNIGAAVGGSWNEIVGYMDIYSNVVYAVLALLLIVFVVLYIRKRIISNK from the coding sequence ATGGAAAACTGGATTACGAGTGTGATGGAGCAATTCGGATATATAGGTATCTTCTTGTTAATTACGCTGGAGAATATCTTTCCCCCGATTCCATCCGAGGTGATTCTGACGTTTGGAGGCTATATGACAACCCGTACAGATTTAAGCATTTTCGGGGTAGTTGTCGCTTCTACAATCGGATCTGTAGCCGGAGCGGTTGTGCTATACGGCATCGGCGTGCTTTTGGATATTAAGAGAATTGAAAAGATTGTAGAAAAGTATGGGCATATTCTTCGCCTTAAGAATGAAGACATCCATAAAGCGAATGATTGGTTTTCAAAATATGGGGTGTGGACGGTCTTTTTCTGTCGCTTTATCCCTTTGATCAGAAGCTTGATCTCTCTGCCTGCCGGAATGACGCATATGAATATGGGCGCCTTTCTCTTATTAACGACTTTAGGAACGCTGATTTGGAATGTGGTGCTTGTCAATATCGGAGCGGCCGTTGGGGGCTCCTGGAATGAAATTGTAGGGTATATGGATATTTACTCCAATGTTGTTTATGCCGTGCTGGCGCTGTTACTTATCGTGTTTGTCGTTTTGTATATCAGAAAACGAATCATTTCGAATAAATAA
- a CDS encoding cation diffusion facilitator family transporter, protein METYEDIKKGERGAWISIAAYIILSLIKLIIGYIGSSKALQADGLNNSTDVIASVAILIGLKIARKPPDEDHRYGHFRAETIASLVAAFIMMAVGLQVLIEVGRSFFLTDHATPDMLTAWVALFSAGIMFIVYFYNARLARQINSQSLMAAAQDNRSDALVSIGAFIGILGSQFGILWLDILTAFIVGLIIMKTAWDIFTKASHALTDGYDIESLNDIRNTISQVDGVDSVRSVKARLHGNLTLVDVVVCVNPNLNVTDSHKITENIEEILRQEYNIRDAIIHIEPAND, encoded by the coding sequence ATGGAGACATATGAAGATATAAAAAAAGGAGAACGCGGAGCTTGGATCAGCATAGCCGCCTATATCATTCTCTCCCTCATAAAGCTGATCATCGGTTATATCGGCAGCTCTAAGGCTCTTCAAGCCGACGGATTAAATAACTCAACAGATGTCATCGCTTCCGTAGCCATATTAATCGGCTTAAAAATCGCCCGTAAGCCGCCCGATGAAGATCACCGTTATGGCCATTTCCGCGCTGAAACGATCGCGTCTCTCGTGGCCGCCTTTATTATGATGGCGGTCGGCCTGCAAGTGCTGATCGAAGTTGGACGCTCGTTTTTCCTCACAGACCATGCCACACCTGACATGCTGACCGCATGGGTAGCTTTATTCAGTGCGGGAATCATGTTCATCGTTTATTTTTATAACGCGAGATTAGCGAGACAGATTAACAGTCAGTCGCTCATGGCGGCAGCCCAGGATAATCGTTCTGACGCGCTTGTCAGTATAGGAGCCTTCATCGGCATTCTCGGTTCCCAATTCGGCATCCTATGGCTCGATATTTTAACCGCCTTTATCGTGGGGCTGATCATTATGAAAACGGCTTGGGACATCTTTACGAAAGCCTCTCACGCACTGACAGACGGATACGACATTGAATCACTGAACGACATCCGCAACACCATCAGCCAAGTCGATGGCGTGGATAGTGTCCGCAGTGTGAAAGCACGTCTGCACGGCAACTTGACTCTTGTAGATGTAGTCGTTTGTGTCAACCCAAACCTTAACGTGACAGACAGCCATAAAATCACCGAGAACATCGAGGAAATTCTCAGACAGGAGTATAACATCCGCGATGCCATTATTCATATCGAGCCAGCCAATGATTAA
- a CDS encoding phosphoribosylaminoimidazolesuccinocarboxamide synthase has product MKLRYKGKTKDVYELDNGNYLLRFKDDVTGENGVFDPGANTVGLTMEGAGRAGLRLTRYFFERLRDKGIPTHYVNADMEENTMIVKPAAVFGKGLEVICRYRAVGSFLRRYGMYAEEGQPLHAFVEVTLKDDQRQDPPITEDALDMLGILSKEEYAILKQLTQQIAQTVQEELARKEIELYDIKLEFGRLEDGEIVLIDEISGGNMRACRNGEYIEPLDLERIMME; this is encoded by the coding sequence ATGAAGCTGAGATACAAAGGAAAGACGAAGGATGTCTATGAACTGGACAATGGAAACTATCTTCTGAGATTTAAAGATGATGTGACGGGAGAAAACGGCGTGTTTGATCCCGGGGCGAATACGGTTGGCTTAACAATGGAGGGAGCGGGGCGCGCGGGACTTCGCTTAACAAGGTATTTCTTTGAGCGCTTGCGGGATAAAGGGATTCCCACTCATTATGTGAACGCCGATATGGAAGAAAATACGATGATTGTTAAGCCGGCCGCTGTATTCGGCAAGGGCTTAGAGGTGATTTGCCGCTACCGTGCTGTGGGCAGCTTCCTGCGCCGCTATGGGATGTATGCAGAAGAAGGTCAGCCGCTTCATGCCTTTGTTGAAGTGACGCTCAAGGATGATCAGCGCCAAGATCCGCCCATTACGGAAGATGCGCTGGATATGCTGGGGATTCTTTCGAAAGAAGAGTATGCGATCCTGAAGCAGTTAACGCAGCAAATTGCGCAAACGGTACAGGAAGAGCTGGCGAGAAAAGAGATCGAACTATACGATATTAAACTTGAATTTGGCCGATTAGAAGACGGGGAAATTGTGCTGATTGATGAAATTTCCGGCGGCAATATGCGCGCTTGCAGAAACGGGGAATATATAGAGCCCCTCGATCTAGAAAGAATCATGATGGAGTGA